CAAGTAGTTCAAACTGATGGTAGTTGGCGTATGCTACTCTATTTTTTGGGAAAAGTTGTCTATGCCAGATATCAAGAAGTTGGAAGTGACTCTTTGCAAGGAGTTGCTTGACTTGTTTTTTACTATACAAGCGATCGTGATAAAAATCCCCACGCAAATGAGCTAGACGCTGCGTCCAAGACAAGCAATACGGCAAGAAAAAGCAGAAAAAAAGTCCACCACGTCTTAAAATACGATGAATTTCTCGCAAAGATTCTAAATCGTTAGGAACATGTTCTAAAACACCAAAGCTTAAGACAACATCAAAAGACTCCTTTTCAAAAGGAAGCAAATATGGGTGATCTAAGCAAGTTACTTCTAACAATTCTGCTTCAAGAATAGGTGTACTTTGACCAAAAGCTGAATCGACATTACCTGGGACGTCACAGCTGGTAACGCACGCACCTATTTCTTTGAGTAAAAATGTAATAAATCCTTTTCCACAACCCCAATCAAGTATCTTTAAACTATCCAAACTTCTCTTAA
This sequence is a window from Chroococcidiopsis sp. TS-821. Protein-coding genes within it:
- a CDS encoding bifunctional 2-polyprenyl-6-hydroxyphenol methylase/3-demethylubiquinol 3-O-methyltransferase UbiG, whose protein sequence is MHGSDLVLLRKTHFQKLLPLNQRLINLSADLDSHAFLKNPASQNIYLYLTDYVSEFSSKWFKRSLDSLKILDWGCGKGFITFLLKEIGACVTSCDVPGNVDSAFGQSTPILEAELLEVTCLDHPYLLPFEKESFDVVLSFGVLEHVPNDLESLREIHRILRRGGLFFCFFLPYCLSWTQRLAHLRGDFYHDRLYSKKQVKQLLAKSHFQLLDIWHRQLFPKNRVAYANYHQFELLDQWLTEKTPLKYIATNIEFVAHKV